The Natrinema caseinilyticum genomic sequence AGGGCTCGAGCGTCGCGTCTTCGTGGAGAACGGCGTTGTCCTGAACGTTTGCACCTTCGCCGACGACGATCGTGCCGTGATCGCCGCGAAGCGTGGTATTCGGCCAGATACTGGCCTCGTCTTCGATGACGACATCGCCGATGACGACGGCAGCGTCGTCGACGTACGCCGAGTCAGCGATCTGCGGTTCCGTTCCGTCGAACGTGCGTATCATGCTCGTTCCTGTCTCGAGAATCGCCTTGAAGATGCCCATCGATGACGACGCCCGTGTTTCCGCGAACGCCGTTCGGGTTCGGACGCCACGGACCCTCGTTTCGCGCCCGCTTGCCGCTCGGGCCGAGTTATCTCGTCCCGGATTATTTCCAAAACCAATACAGTTTGGCGGCACGGCTAAATCAGAGTCCGTCGAATCAATAGTCGGCGGCACGGAACTATCCACTCGGACAGTCGTCTGCCGCCGTGTCATCCCCCCGAACCATGGCGGTTCGGAACCCCCCTTTCGAATCCGCTTCCCGCACTCATTTCCCCTTTCGTCCACTTCCCCGACGAGTATCCGGTCGATAGTCGTCGCAACCGCCCCTCGAGTTGCTGAATCCGATTCCCATCACTCCACAGCCGTCTCAGTTGGGACGCGATTTCGAAGGCCGTCCGCCGCCGCCGGTCACACCGTGGAAGGTCCCCATCCTGCGACAGCCGTCCTCACGAACCGGCCACAATCCGACCGTCGACGGTCCGTTCGAGGACGATCGGCGGGAACGTATTCACCCCGTACGGTCCGCATCTGGGTGTTTCTTGCACCACGTGAATCGATTCCTTCGACGCCGTTCCGAATTCGACCCGTCCGAACGGGGGTCGTCGGGAGTGGTTTCGATACGAGGTCGCCTCTATCGGACGCAGTCGTCCGGATCGGGGGCTCAGAACGCGTTCCCCTCGAAACTCGTGTCCGCGTGCAAGCCGTCTTTCAGCGCGTCGTGGACCTTGCAGAGTTCGAACCCCCGCTCGATGATCTCCTCGCCCGTGTCGCCGTCTACGTCCGCCTCGACGCGGATATCGAAGTGTATCGACTCGAGTTTGTCGTCGTCGTTGAGTTCGCCGGTCGATTCGATCTCGATCCGGCCGAGGTCGTCGACCCCGCGTTGCTGGCCCCCGACCCGGAGCGCGGGAACGTAACAGGACCCGTACGCCGCCAACAGTGCCTCGAGGGTATCGGGCGCGTCCTCCCCGTTCGCGTCGATCGTCGTTTCGAAGTCGCGGACCTCGTTCGTGGCGCTGTACCCTTCGTCGGAAACGGTGGTCGCATGCTTTGCCATGGCAATCGAGGACTCCACGGGCGGCGCTGTAAACGTTGGTGGTGGGTGTTCTACACCCGACTCGTATCACTGGTCCCCGAACGCGAACGGATCGATAGCGCGTGCGAGCGCGTGTACGCGCGCTACCGTCCACGCGGAGGCGGGACTGTCGTCGAGTCTGTCAGCCTGCGTCTGCAACGGTATCGCGTTTGCCACTCAAGCCCCGACGGTGTACACACCGAGTCATGACCTCCTTCGACACGCGGTCGGCGAACAAGCTCAGTATCGTTTCGACGGTGATCGACAGCGTGCTGGCGTTTCGGCGCGGCCGTCCGAAAAGCGGACTCCTGCTTCTCGGCGCGGCCGCGCTCTCGTCTCGCATTCCCGGGGTGGGAACGGCAGTCTCGCTGGCTCTCAGACTTGCCCGCCGGCTTCGATGATCGAAACGCACCATGGTTGACGTCACCGGTCATCTCGCGATGGCGATGTTGTTCGCCGCGCCGGCGTGGATACTCTGGGGCCGACGCGGCGCGCTCGGGTTCACCGGGTTCGCGTTAGCGACGGCGATGCTCCCCGATTCCGACCTCGTCCTCCAGCAGGCGCTGCCGGTTACACACCACGGCGTGACTCACACGGTGGTGTTCGTGACGCTGGTCAGCCTCATCACCGGACTCGCCGCGTCGAAGTGGCTCACCGAGTGGCTCAACGATCATCGCTGGATTCGAAGCACTCACATAGAGACGAGCACGGTCTTCGTCTTCGCGACGAGCGGGCTCCTCGTCGGCGGCACGAGCCACCTGTTCGCGGACATTCTCTCGGCCCCCGACATCGCGCCGCCGCTCGAGCCGTTCTGGCCGTTCTATTCGAAGCCGATCATCGTCGACGTCATTTACTACGATTCGCCACTCTGGAACTTCGGACTGATCATCGTCGCTATCACACTCCACCTGGTACTCGCGCGGTACCGGAGCTATCCGCTCGAAACCCGCTACCGGATCGGGACGCGGGAACGGCGCGACGATCAGCAGTACGGAATCGGCAGGGACTGACGTCCTCCGTTCGGCCTCGTCCCTTCTCGCACCCGCCGTCGCTCGGCGATCCCCCGGTCGGCCCGGCCGCTCTCGGGTCTCGAGCGGGACAAAAATGGGCAGGGTTCCGTGCGGGCGCTCGGTCGATCGAGGCGGCCGTCCGCGTTCAGGGCTCGAGTTCGAACGGTTCGTCGGCCTCGAGTACGTGGACCTCCGCGTCGCTGCCGGTCGCAGCGACTTCGCTGGCGAAGTCGTGCGGGTCCTGCTCGATCGGCGGGAACGTATCGTAGTGTTGCGGGAAGGCGTGGTCGACGTCAAGCCAGTCGACGGCGACGGCGGCTTGCCACGGACCCATGGTGAAGTGGTCGCCGATCGGGACCGTCGCGGCGTCGGGTTCGAGATACGGTCCGACGACCTCGCGCATCTCGGTCATGAGGCTGGTGTCGCCCGCGTTGTAGAATGCGGTCGACTCCTCGTCGCGAACCTGCGTCGGCATCGTATCTGAGACGACGAACCCGGCCGGCATCCCGCCGCTTTCGTCGTTTTCGGTCATGATCCCGTTCGTGTGGTCGGCACGGACCATCGTAACGTACGCGTCGCCACATTCGACGGTCCCGCCGAGGTTCATACCCATCCCGCCGACGGCGTCCTCGAAGCCGAACTCCTCCTGGCAGAACGAGGTCAGTTCGGGCGTTGCGACCAGCGTCGCGTCCGAGAAGGCCCCGGCGTCGGCGATGTGATCGGCGTGGCCGTGTGTCAACAACACGTAATCGGGCGTGTCGACGTCGGCCGGCTCGAGTTCTGTCTTCGGATTGTCGAAAAACGGATCGATCAGCAGCGCCGTCTCCCCTACGGTGACGTGCCACGTCGAGTGGCCGTGCCAGGTAAGCTCCATAGCGTTCGCTGAATTGGAGCGAAGATAACTTAAAAGTGGTCGCGACAGACAGCTGTCCCGACGGGCAGCCCGCCGTCGGACGGTGTCGCTCCTTCTGATCGGGGTCAATAATTGCTTTCTACTCCGAGAGCGGCGTATACGATCACCCATATTTATACGTCGGCTGCGTCTATAATACAAAGCCGCAAGCGAACTGACACACCACGCATGCGGTCTGGGATCGAATCCCAGTTGATCGTCCCCGTGACTAACGCTGGGCGGTGGTCGGCGATACCACAGCGACGTCCCAGAACGATCCACACCCACCACGCCACACGGCGACCGACAACGCGACCCGCGAACTGCTGTCCGCAGTCGCAGTCGGGTCGCGATGCCGTGTCGTTTTTTAGCCGGGGCTCGTACGCCAACCATGCTCGCACTGACCCTCGAGGAGTTCATGGTAGAATTGAACGACGGATCGATCAAGAACGTCGGACCGAAAAACAAGGCGGCGACGGCCAAGCTCTTCGACGTGGAATCGGCCGAGGCACGGGAGTTCGGCGACAAGCGGATCAAACTCGTATTCGAAGACGAAGACGACAACGAGATCCAGATCTCTCTCTTTCCCGAACACGTCCGGTCGCTCGTCGACGACATCGAGGCGCTCGAGGAGGATTCACCCGTTTTCGAGTGACAGCGAGGCGATCGTAAAGACGTCGTCGACGCTCGTGGAGCGAACGCATTTCGACAACCGTTTTAGGGCGAAACTGCTTGGTCCGAGTAGATGGGCAACTGTATCATCTGCGGCACACCCGTTGACGGCGAGATCTGTCAGAGCCACGAGGAGGATGCTGTTTTCGAATTCACCGGCACGTCCGCCTCACAGCTCACGCCCGGTCGGTACTACCGGGGGACCGTCGACGGCTACGCCGACTTCGGTGTCTTCATCGACATCGGAGATCACGTAACCGGACTGTTGCACAGAAGCGAACTCGACCGACGACTGGAGAGTCTCGACTGGGAACCGGGCGACGACGTTTTCGTTCAGGTTCTCGACGTCCGCGACAACGGCAACGTCGACCTCGGCTGGTCGATCCGTCAGCGCGAACGCGAGTTCCGCGGCAAACTGATCGAGACGGCGGATGGCGAATACCGTCCCGACGAACTCGAGGCCGAAACGGACGACGAAACCGACGACGAAGCGGACGCGCCTGCGATCGGCGAATCGACGGACGACGGCGAGCAGGAATTCAGCGACGACGGCGGCGTGACCGCCGGCGAATTGCAGGCGGCCGCCGACGAGCCCGAGCCCGAGACGAGTCCCGACGCCGTCGACGAGAACCAGCCCGCCGCCGCGGAAACTGCCGGTACCGTCGCGAGCAGCGGGTCCGTGGCGACCGAATCAGCCGCCGCCTCGAGACCTGCGACCGACGCCGAATCCGATGCCGAATCCGAAGCCGCGCTCAATCGAACCGCGATCGACGCGATCGAAACGCAGGTCGGCAACGTGGTCCGCCTCGAGGGCGAGATCACCGGTGTTCGCCAGACCAGCGGCCCGACGGTCTTCGAACTGCGCGACGAGACCGGCACCGTCGAGTGTGCGGCCTTCGAGGAAGCCGGCGTCCGCGCCTACCCCGACGTCGAGGTCGACGACGCCGTGGCACTGGAAGGAGAGGTCGAACGTCACCACGGCGATCTGCAGGTCGAGACCGAAGTCCTGGAGGTACTGAGCGACGAGGACAGAAAGACGGTGGTCGATCGCCTCGAAAGCGCTATCGAACGCGAGGCGCGCCCGTCGAACGTCGCGCTCCTCGCCGACCACGAGTCCGTCGCCGCCGTCGAAGACGAAATCGCCGACGCCGCGACCACGATCCGCCGGGCCGTCATGGAGGCGCGCCCGATCGTCGTTCGTCACGGCGCGACCGCCGACGGCTACATCGCCGGCGCCGCCATCGAGCGAGCCGTCCTGCCGCTCATCCGCGAGAAACACACGCGTGACGACGCGGAGTATCACTACTTCGAACGGCGCCCGCTCGACGGCCGCGTCTACGACATGGACGCCGCGACGAGCGACGTCACCACGATGCTCGAAGCGCGGGACCGCCACGGCGAACAGATCCCGCTCGTGCTCCTCGTCGACGCCGGCGCGACCGTCGAGTCCGTCGACGGCTACGAACTGCTGTCGCTGTACGGCGCCGAGGCGCTCGTGATCGACGACAGCCGAGCCGACGAGCAGATCGACGAGTCCGTCGACGTCACCGTCGCCCCGTCGCTCGCGGACGTCGACGTCACGGACGTCACGTCGACCGCGCTCGCGGCGAACGTCGCCGCTCACGTCAACGACGACGTCCGCACCGACCTCGAGCACCTCCCCGCGCTCAGCTACTGGGAAGACACCCCGGCGGCGTACATCGAACTCGCGACCGAGGCCGGCTACGACGAAACCGGCGTCTCCGAGCGCCGCGAAGCCGTCGCGCTGGAGGCGTACTACCAGTCGTACAAAGACAAGCGCGAACTCGTCATCGACCTGTTGTTCGGCGAGAGTGAGGGTTCGGATGCGCCGCACGACGGTGATCTCGCTGCCCACGTCTCCGAGCAGTTCCGAGACAAACTCGAGACCGAACTCGAGACGGCCCGCGAGAACCTCTCCGTTCGGGACGTCAACGGCGTTTCCGTCTCGGTCCTCGACACGGACGCGTTCACACACCGATACAACTTCCCGACGACGATCCTGCTGTTGGATGCGCTCCACAGGAGCGAGCGCGACCGGGTGAACCCACCGTCCGTCACCCTCGGCGTGGGCGACGACGAACTCCACGTCCGCGCGACCGAACCGGTGAACGTGCGCGATCTCGGCGATGCGATCGCGGAAGTCGTGCCGAACGCCGGCGTCAGCGTCGTCGGCGGCCGCGACGGTCACGTCGAGTTCCTGCCCGGCGAACGTGATGCAGTGCGCGAAGCCGCACTCGAGGCGCTCGGCGAGACGCTCGCGTAAGGCACGTCTTCTCCGTCGTCCGCTCGTCCGAAAGCGATAGCGCTGATCGAGCCGACGGCTCACTCGATTCGACCGGGCGGACGCAGTGAGGACGGTCGGGGCCACCAACGTATTTCCGGTCCCGAAAGAAAGGAGACGTATGAACGGAACGGAGGGGACAAACCGTGAGCCGCCTGATGACGGTCCATGGACCCGTCTCCGCGAGAACGCGACCGCAGTCGCGTCGATGCTCGTGACGGCGTTCTGGCTCGGTGCGATGTTCACCGGGCAGGAGTGGTGGCTCGCGGCGTTACTCGTCGGCTACATCGCCGTCGTCCCGCTGGTCGCGATCCTGTTCGGCGACGAGGAGGACCGCCGAGAGTGGGTCGACGACTATTCGTCCGGCGAGACGGATTCGAACACGAACACGAACACGAACACGAACGTCGACTCCGCAGCGGCCGGCCCGGCTGATGAGGCCGGTACCGACGTCGACGCGCACGACGCCCTCGAGACCCTTCGCGAACGCTACGCGGCGGGCGAACTCACGGACGAACAGTTCGAACGGAAACTCGAACGACTGCTGAATACGGAGACGCTCGAAAGCGCCGCGCAGTGGCGACGGGATGCGGGTACCGACCGGGAGAGAGAGACCGAGCACGAGTCGTAAGCGCCACAAAATCGCGATCGCCAGGTCGCTCGCTGAAGCGCGGGTCCATCCGCGCTCGTGGCGAGCAGTGCGGCCCGTGGCGGGTGCGGTTACGGCGAGAGCGGCCTGGAGTCGGCGCGAATCGACTCGAACACCCAGAGCGCCCATTCGCGTGCGATCGCCGCGTCGGTGTCGACGAAGACGCGCATCGTTCCGGTTTCGTCGTCGTAGCCGCCGATTCCGACCCGCTCGTCGAAGACCGCGAGGCCGTACGGAAGTGCTTCTCTCGTTCGGACGGTGACGTCACCCTCGTCGATGGCTCTCGAGAGATCGGCGTCCGACTCGTCTCGAAGCGCCTCGACGGTACGGGGGACGTAGACGAGTTCGACGGTTCGATCTTCGAGCAGTCGGTCGCCGGATTCCTCGGTTCCGGGCGGAATCATGTGAGTCGTGTTGAATCCGCTGAACGAGTCGCTCTCACGGAGGAGCGAGAGGAAGCGGGCGATCGGCGCGTAGGGATCGGCCGGGGTTGCGACGGTTACCGTCGCGTCGGCGAACGGTTCGATGACCAACTCCTCGTGGTCCTCGCAGATGTATTCGAACAGCGGATCCAGTCGTCGGGCGGTCCGGAGATAGGCTTCGAACTTGCAGAGGCCGTCGGCGACGACCGTCCCGAGTCCCGTCAGTCGGTAGCGATCGTCCACGCGCTCGCCGTACCCGTGTTCCTCGAGCCACCGAACGAACCGGTGGCTCGTCGCTCGTGACACCTCGAGCGTTTCCTCGATCTCGCGGCGATCGAGCGGTTGGACGAGCAACGCCCGAAGCACGTCTCCGTGGCGAACGATGTCGACCATCGCGTCCGTGTCCGGAAACGGTTCCCGCGTGCGTCGCTGCTGGTCCCGTTGAACGTCCCTGTCGTACCGTATGAGTTCGTCGAGAAGGCTGTGAGTCACGGTACTCCCTCCTTGCCGGTGCGTATCATACCGTACTCCGTTCACGGGCTTAACCCTGTCTCAGGTCGTGAAACGAGATTCGCCGGCCGATTTTTATCTCAGTACTTACATTTAGCTCGATCGAGCACCTCTCCCGAATCATGGAACCGACGACGCGTTCATCCCCGTCCGAATCCGCGGACACGCGAATCCCGTGGGACACGCCGACGGTCCGTATCATCCTTCTGAGCACCTTGCTGGCCCCGCTCGGCGTACCGCTGATCAGCCCGACCTTGCCGGTCGTTCGCGATACGTTCGGCGTCAGTGAACCGACGGCCAGTCTGCTGATCAGCGCGTACTTCGTCGCGGGGATCGTTCTCTCACCGTTCATCGGAGCGCTCGCCGATCGACTCGGTCGGCGACTGGTGCTCGTCGCGAGCCTCGTCGTCTTCGGCCTCGCGGGCGGTGTGACCGTCTTCGCACCCTCGTTCACGTCGGTCCTGCTGATACGGGTCGTCCAGGGGACGGCGTCTGCGGGCGTCTTCGTCGCCACGGTCACCATCATCGGCGACACCTTCGAGGACGCGCAGCGAAACGCGGTTCTCGGAATCAACACGGCCGTTCTCTCGGCTGGGGCGGCGATATTTCCGGTCGTCGGCGGCGTTCTCGTCGCCGTTTCGTGGGACGCACCGTACCTGTTGTACCTGCTCGCGGTCCCGCTCGGTGTGGTCGCCTGGTCCGTTCTCGAGGAGTCAAACCGCGGCGGTGATCGATCCAGCAGTTCCGAGCGACTCGATGGGGAATCCAACATCCGGCCGGTGAGCCTCGACGCGAACTACGTTCGCGGTGTGCTCGCCGCCGTCGGAACGGGGGGCGTACTCGCGATGTACGTCGCCACGTTCGCGGCCGAACTCCTGCTGTTCGGCTCCGTTCTGACGGCGGTTCCGTTCCTCCTGACCGGTTCGTACGGACTCGCACCCGCCGTCGTCGGCGCCGTCTTGATGCTCGCGGAAGGGACGTCGGTCGTCGTCTCGGCCGCCAACGGCCGGTTTGCGAGACACATGACGAACTCCGCGATCGTCGAAACGGGGTTTCTCTGTCTGGCGGTCGGATTCGCCGTCGCGTGGCTCGCCGGGTCCGTTCTCGAAATCGGGGCGGCAAGCGCAATCATCGGCGCCGGTATCGGACTCGTGTTGCCGTCGGTCGATGCCGAGGTGAGCGACCGTGTCACCGGCCGCTACCGGGCAGGCGCATTGAGTCTCCGCAACAGCACGACGTTCCTCGGACGGACGCTCGGTCCGGTCGCCTTCGCGGGGATTGCAACGACGACCGGCTACGCGCCGCTGTTGCTCGGCGGTGCGGTCGCCGCGCTCACCGTCGCCGGCTTCGTCGCCGCGGGGATGCGATGGACAGGCGATCCCGATCGGGTCGCCCTGCGACGCGCGTGACCGCCACTCAATCGTCCTCCGGACGCTCGTCGGCACCGTCCGGCGGTTCTCTCACGACCTGCGTCTCGTCCGGCCAGGTGACGCTGCCGAGGAAGGGGATTCCGATCCGCTCGGCGGCACGGGCGATCATGTGGGACCCAGTCGGCACCGTCAGGAACAGAAAAACGATCCCGATGAGCGCGGTCAGCCCCACGTTACCGGGTCCGAAGTGGACGAACCCGGCGAGGAAGACCGCGGCGGTTCCGAGCGTCGTCGGCTTACTCGTCGCGTGCATCCGGTTGTAGACGTTCGGTAATCTGAGCAGTCCGATCGTACCGACCGTCAGGAAGAACGTGCCGATGGCGATCAGCGAGACGACGACGATATCGCGAATCATTCGATCACCTCGCCTTCGGTGACGAACTTCGCGACCGCGACGGTCGCGATGAACCCGATGATCGCGAGGACGAGGCTCACCGTGATGAACAGCCCGCGATCGGTCACGAGGGCGAACAGGACCGCGATCGCGACCACGTTCGTCGCGATAGCGTCGAGTGCAACCACTCGGTCCGGGTTCGTCGGGCCGCGGATCACGCGATAGCTACAGAGGACGCAGAGTCCGCTGACGACGATCAACGCGGCGTGGATCGCGATCTCGAGGACGGCCGGGTCGCTAGCAGTCATCGTCGACACCCCCGTCTCGGTGGTCCGTCGTACTCTCTCTTGTGCCTCCGGAAACGACGATCTCCGGCGGCGGATCGGACGGCGACGCGTCTTCGTCGAACAACTCGAGCGCGTAGTCCTCCCAGGTATGGATGGGGTCGGCGATGGCTTCGGGATCGCGGCCGTTGACGCCGTGGACGTACAGCGCGTTCGTCGACTCGTCGTAGTCGAGCGTCACCGTCCCCGGCGTGATCGTGATGCTGTTGGCGATCACGGTGATCGCGACATCGGATTCGACTCGCAGGGGAACGAGGATCACCTCCGGTTCGATCGGCATGCCGGGCGAGAGAACCCGATAGGAAACGTCGATGTTCGCCCGCAGGAGTTCCCAGCCGAACGACCCGAGGTAAAGCCCGGCGTACGGGAGCGCTCGAATCCCCCGACCGAGGTCGAGGCGTTTGCTGTACAGCCGACGGAAGATGAACGCGACCGGCAGGCCGACGACCAGTCCCGCGAGGAACCCGCCGACGAGGTTCGTCGGCGTAAGCGACATCCCCCGAACGAATACCCACAGCGTGGCGAATATCACGCCGATGACGGGCCAGGTCCGGACCTTCACGCGTGATCACCTCCGCTCGCGCCTGAATCGGCCACTTCGCTCGCATCGGTCGGATCGACGGCGTCGACGTATCCCTCCGTATCGAGTGCGGCCTCCGCGGCGGTCGACGCGAACTCGTAGACCGGCTCGAAGCCGACTCCGACCGCGACGATCGCCGTCGCGAGGACGATGAGGACCGCCACCTGGACCCGATCGATCGCCGCCGATTCCACGGCCGGCGTCTGTGCTCCCCAGAAGCTCAGGTTCCACGTGCGGGTCGCGTAGGCGATCGTCAGCACGGACCCGACGAGCAAGAGCGC encodes the following:
- a CDS encoding OB-fold nucleic acid binding domain-containing protein, which translates into the protein MGNCIICGTPVDGEICQSHEEDAVFEFTGTSASQLTPGRYYRGTVDGYADFGVFIDIGDHVTGLLHRSELDRRLESLDWEPGDDVFVQVLDVRDNGNVDLGWSIRQREREFRGKLIETADGEYRPDELEAETDDETDDEADAPAIGESTDDGEQEFSDDGGVTAGELQAAADEPEPETSPDAVDENQPAAAETAGTVASSGSVATESAAASRPATDAESDAESEAALNRTAIDAIETQVGNVVRLEGEITGVRQTSGPTVFELRDETGTVECAAFEEAGVRAYPDVEVDDAVALEGEVERHHGDLQVETEVLEVLSDEDRKTVVDRLESAIEREARPSNVALLADHESVAAVEDEIADAATTIRRAVMEARPIVVRHGATADGYIAGAAIERAVLPLIREKHTRDDAEYHYFERRPLDGRVYDMDAATSDVTTMLEARDRHGEQIPLVLLVDAGATVESVDGYELLSLYGAEALVIDDSRADEQIDESVDVTVAPSLADVDVTDVTSTALAANVAAHVNDDVRTDLEHLPALSYWEDTPAAYIELATEAGYDETGVSERREAVALEAYYQSYKDKRELVIDLLFGESEGSDAPHDGDLAAHVSEQFRDKLETELETARENLSVRDVNGVSVSVLDTDAFTHRYNFPTTILLLDALHRSERDRVNPPSVTLGVGDDELHVRATEPVNVRDLGDAIAEVVPNAGVSVVGGRDGHVEFLPGERDAVREAALEALGETLA
- a CDS encoding helix-turn-helix transcriptional regulator codes for the protein MTHSLLDELIRYDRDVQRDQQRRTREPFPDTDAMVDIVRHGDVLRALLVQPLDRREIEETLEVSRATSHRFVRWLEEHGYGERVDDRYRLTGLGTVVADGLCKFEAYLRTARRLDPLFEYICEDHEELVIEPFADATVTVATPADPYAPIARFLSLLRESDSFSGFNTTHMIPPGTEESGDRLLEDRTVELVYVPRTVEALRDESDADLSRAIDEGDVTVRTREALPYGLAVFDERVGIGGYDDETGTMRVFVDTDAAIAREWALWVFESIRADSRPLSP
- a CDS encoding Na+/H+ antiporter subunit E, coding for MKVRTWPVIGVIFATLWVFVRGMSLTPTNLVGGFLAGLVVGLPVAFIFRRLYSKRLDLGRGIRALPYAGLYLGSFGWELLRANIDVSYRVLSPGMPIEPEVILVPLRVESDVAITVIANSITITPGTVTLDYDESTNALYVHGVNGRDPEAIADPIHTWEDYALELFDEDASPSDPPPEIVVSGGTRESTTDHRDGGVDDDC
- a CDS encoding OsmC family protein translates to MAKHATTVSDEGYSATNEVRDFETTIDANGEDAPDTLEALLAAYGSCYVPALRVGGQQRGVDDLGRIEIESTGELNDDDKLESIHFDIRVEADVDGDTGEEIIERGFELCKVHDALKDGLHADTSFEGNAF
- the mnhG gene encoding monovalent cation/H(+) antiporter subunit G — translated: MIRDIVVVSLIAIGTFFLTVGTIGLLRLPNVYNRMHATSKPTTLGTAAVFLAGFVHFGPGNVGLTALIGIVFLFLTVPTGSHMIARAAERIGIPFLGSVTWPDETQVVREPPDGADERPEDD
- a CDS encoding metal-dependent hydrolase yields the protein MELTWHGHSTWHVTVGETALLIDPFFDNPKTELEPADVDTPDYVLLTHGHADHIADAGAFSDATLVATPELTSFCQEEFGFEDAVGGMGMNLGGTVECGDAYVTMVRADHTNGIMTENDESGGMPAGFVVSDTMPTQVRDEESTAFYNAGDTSLMTEMREVVGPYLEPDAATVPIGDHFTMGPWQAAVAVDWLDVDHAFPQHYDTFPPIEQDPHDFASEVAATGSDAEVHVLEADEPFELEP
- a CDS encoding metal-dependent hydrolase, which codes for MVDVTGHLAMAMLFAAPAWILWGRRGALGFTGFALATAMLPDSDLVLQQALPVTHHGVTHTVVFVTLVSLITGLAASKWLTEWLNDHRWIRSTHIETSTVFVFATSGLLVGGTSHLFADILSAPDIAPPLEPFWPFYSKPIIVDVIYYDSPLWNFGLIIVAITLHLVLARYRSYPLETRYRIGTRERRDDQQYGIGRD
- a CDS encoding MFS transporter, with the translated sequence MEPTTRSSPSESADTRIPWDTPTVRIILLSTLLAPLGVPLISPTLPVVRDTFGVSEPTASLLISAYFVAGIVLSPFIGALADRLGRRLVLVASLVVFGLAGGVTVFAPSFTSVLLIRVVQGTASAGVFVATVTIIGDTFEDAQRNAVLGINTAVLSAGAAIFPVVGGVLVAVSWDAPYLLYLLAVPLGVVAWSVLEESNRGGDRSSSSERLDGESNIRPVSLDANYVRGVLAAVGTGGVLAMYVATFAAELLLFGSVLTAVPFLLTGSYGLAPAVVGAVLMLAEGTSVVVSAANGRFARHMTNSAIVETGFLCLAVGFAVAWLAGSVLEIGAASAIIGAGIGLVLPSVDAEVSDRVTGRYRAGALSLRNSTTFLGRTLGPVAFAGIATTTGYAPLLLGGAVAALTVAGFVAAGMRWTGDPDRVALRRA
- a CDS encoding monovalent cation/H+ antiporter complex subunit F, producing MTASDPAVLEIAIHAALIVVSGLCVLCSYRVIRGPTNPDRVVALDAIATNVVAIAVLFALVTDRGLFITVSLVLAIIGFIATVAVAKFVTEGEVIE
- a CDS encoding SHOCT domain-containing protein produces the protein MNGTEGTNREPPDDGPWTRLRENATAVASMLVTAFWLGAMFTGQEWWLAALLVGYIAVVPLVAILFGDEEDRREWVDDYSSGETDSNTNTNTNTNVDSAAAGPADEAGTDVDAHDALETLRERYAAGELTDEQFERKLERLLNTETLESAAQWRRDAGTDRERETEHES